In Triticum aestivum cultivar Chinese Spring chromosome 5B, IWGSC CS RefSeq v2.1, whole genome shotgun sequence, the following proteins share a genomic window:
- the LOC123115291 gene encoding putative uncharacterized protein DDB_G0286901, with product MAKCFLVLAFLAFLLPAAYAMCHPDDLQAPRGFARKSNRRTLQQQQPNTITGTNNSVRSGSGNIVSGNSNTVVSGDNNNVSGSNNTVTSGSNNVIVDSNHVVTGNNNTVSGRNNMVTGNNNVVSGSNHVVSGDNKVVTGG from the exons ATGGCGAAATGCTTCCTGGTGCTCGCCTTCTTGGCGTTTCTCCTGCCAGCGGCCTACGCGATGTGCCACCCTGACGACCTCCAAGCGCCGCGGGGCTTCGCCAGGAAG AGCAATAGAAGAACACTCCAACAACAACAGCCAAATACCATTACTGGGACCAACAACAGTGTCAGATCTGGGAGTGGTAATATTGTATCTGGGAACAGCAACACTGTCGTATCTGGGGACAACAACAATGTTTCTGGGAGCAACAACACAGTCACATCTGGGAGCAACAATGTCATAGTTGACAGCAACCATGTCGTAACTGGGAACAACAATACTGTATCTGGCAGGAACAATATGGTAACTGGGAACAATAATGTTGTATCAGGGAGCAACCATGTCGTGTCCGGGGACAACAAAGTCGTAACTGGCGGTTAA